In Necator americanus strain Aroian chromosome IV, whole genome shotgun sequence, the following proteins share a genomic window:
- a CDS encoding hypothetical protein (NECATOR_CHRIV.G14553.T3) — protein MGLSVRVRELMRTLCISTEPKHSQELQNIFGGRRGEVRQLIMWIVNDQFMKGILICALLSICALSVSAKLQNVTVKGVAVCQKRRLANQRVQLYDRDTLDPNDLLAEVHTNKEGEFELYGEEDEVGSIEPFIRIHHNCNAKPGCTRIGDYNVPHDKIGGVYDMTYVTLDINLCLVMRSLALLVAFVLCSVSVMAKMQNVTVKGVAVCNKKRLANVHVELYDKDTLDPNDLLAEMHTNSEGEFELFGQEDEVGSIEPFIRLTHNCMVSKPGCMRIGDYVVPHDKIGGVYDMTYVTLDINVHGEKEKC, from the exons ATGGGACTGAGTGTGA GAGTTAGGGAATTGATGAGGACCTTGTGCATATCGACCGAGCCGAAACACTCACAAGAActtcaaaacatttttggAGGCCGAAGAGGAGAAG TTCGTCAGTTAATTATGTGGATAGTTAATGACCAATTC ATGAAGGGCATTCTAATCTGCGCTCTACTGAGCATATGTGCACTTTCCGTATCTGCTAAACTTCAAAATGTTACTGTGAAAGGAGTAGCAGTCTGTCAGAAGAGGAGGTTAGCTAATCAACGCGTACAGCTTTATGACAGGGATACTT TGGATCCTAATGATCTTCTGGCTGAGGTCCACACTAACAAGGAAGGTGAATTCGAATTGTACGGTGAGGAAGATGAG GTCGGCAGCATCGAGCCCTTCATTCGCATTCACCACAACTGCAATGCAAAGCCT gggtGTACTCGAATCGGCGACTACAATGTACCTCATGACAAGATCGGAGGCGTCTACGACATGACCTATGTCACACTGGATATC AATCTCTGCCTA GTGATGCGCTCTCTGGCACTTCTTGTCGCCTTCGTGCTTTGTTCGGTCTCGGTAATGGCCAAAATGCAGAACGTCACCGTAAAAGGTGTGGCCGTCTGCAACAAAAAGCGTTTGGCCAACGTCCATGTGGAACTTTATGATAAGGACACTT TGGACCCCAACGACCTTCTGGCCGAAATGCACACCAACTCTGAGGGAGAGTTCGAGTTGTTCGGACAGGAAGACGAG GTCGGCAGCATTGAGCCATTCATTCGCCTCACCCACAACTGCATGGTTTCGAAACCG ggATGCATGCGCATCGGAGACTATGTTGTGCCACATGACAAGATCGGTGGCGTCTACGATATGACCTATGTAACCCTCGACATCAATGTCCATGGCGAGAAGGAAAAGTGCTAG
- a CDS encoding hypothetical protein (NECATOR_CHRIV.G14553.T1), giving the protein MRSLALLVAFVLCSVSVMAKMQNVTVKGVAVCNKKRLANVHVELYDKDTLDPNDLLAEMHTNSEGEFELFGQEDEVGSIEPFIRLTHNCMVSKPGCMRIGDYVVPHDKIGGVYDMTYVTLDINVHGEKEKC; this is encoded by the exons ATGCGCTCTCTGGCACTTCTTGTCGCCTTCGTGCTTTGTTCGGTCTCGGTAATGGCCAAAATGCAGAACGTCACCGTAAAAGGTGTGGCCGTCTGCAACAAAAAGCGTTTGGCCAACGTCCATGTGGAACTTTATGATAAGGACACTT TGGACCCCAACGACCTTCTGGCCGAAATGCACACCAACTCTGAGGGAGAGTTCGAGTTGTTCGGACAGGAAGACGAG GTCGGCAGCATTGAGCCATTCATTCGCCTCACCCACAACTGCATGGTTTCGAAACCG ggATGCATGCGCATCGGAGACTATGTTGTGCCACATGACAAGATCGGTGGCGTCTACGATATGACCTATGTAACCCTCGACATCAATGTCCATGGCGAGAAGGAAAAGTGCTAG
- a CDS encoding hypothetical protein (NECATOR_CHRIV.G14553.T2), with product MKGILICALLSICALSVSAKLQNVTVKGVAVCQKRRLANQRVQLYDRDTLDPNDLLAEVHTNKEGEFELYGEEDEVGSIEPFIRIHHNCNAKPGCTRIGDYNVPHDKIGGVYDMTYVTLDIVIHGEKEKC from the exons ATGAAGGGCATTCTAATCTGCGCTCTACTGAGCATATGTGCACTTTCCGTATCTGCTAAACTTCAAAATGTTACTGTGAAAGGAGTAGCAGTCTGTCAGAAGAGGAGGTTAGCTAATCAACGCGTACAGCTTTATGACAGGGATACTT TGGATCCTAATGATCTTCTGGCTGAGGTCCACACTAACAAGGAAGGTGAATTCGAATTGTACGGTGAGGAAGATGAG GTCGGCAGCATCGAGCCCTTCATTCGCATTCACCACAACTGCAATGCAAAGCCT gggtGTACTCGAATCGGCGACTACAATGTACCTCATGACAAGATCGGAGGCGTCTACGACATGACCTATGTCACACTGGATATCGTTATCCATGGTGAAAAGGAGAAGTGCTGA